In Methanosarcina siciliae T4/M, one genomic interval encodes:
- a CDS encoding TrmB family transcriptional regulator has protein sequence MARKLINNLQKLGFTENEAKIYATLVCINMATAREIYETSRVPRPKVYKVLRGMEEKGYVQIIEGDPIRFSCIRPEDLITRIRNDFLLSLNETFCRLHALNPSPEGKVLSSGESMELGMEC, from the coding sequence ATGGCCCGGAAACTTATCAATAACCTGCAGAAACTTGGCTTTACCGAAAACGAAGCCAAGATCTATGCTACCCTTGTCTGTATTAATATGGCAACGGCAAGGGAAATCTATGAAACGAGCAGGGTTCCCAGACCCAAGGTGTACAAAGTCCTGAGGGGAATGGAAGAGAAAGGATACGTACAGATAATTGAAGGGGATCCTATTCGTTTCAGCTGCATACGTCCGGAAGACCTCATCACGAGGATCAGAAATGACTTTTTGCTCTCTCTGAACGAGACTTTCTGTCGGCTCCATGCTTTGAACCCTAGCCCTGAAGGGAAAGTCCTCAGTTCCGGAGAATCTATGGAACTCGGAATGGAGTGCTAA
- a CDS encoding hydrophobe/amphiphile efflux-3 (HAE3) family transporter — protein MKNLFEKIGTFILNNRAVILAGVLLLILLSLQGAQYIEMASGTETQVSKDSQLYKDYDHLFLKTFSTESVIVMVEGSDVKTEDVVKAADRLGQQALLVPGVTKVSSAASIMKQINYAESGRSKIPDSDREVRELIESYPEYFEDLVLDDTHTLIVIQIEGSSTDQQKEDIINNIEIGLEEADFPPGYKLTVTGSPSLRLDIESEMGASMGELIGIAGILMVVVLLLVFKHVRWRLLPLPVVLLGVFFTFGIMGYLGVPMTMVSMAAFPILIGIGIDYSIQFHNRMEEEIHCGKTSSQALVSTVKNTAPAVMVALAMTALGFVSLFTSVVPMIQDFGKLLLIGVIMCYLSSLFFGLVTLYSFDWIARKNPFGLFRKKKNKEGKAGQNGENGLQSNLENSLCAGDIPMHEPGAIERILKKVTGYTIKYSTLILVVALVTCCAGLYVDQSIPVQTDTNSMIPQDMPSLINYKNMQSIFSGSGDHLNVIVKVDDASDPELLEWIDEFSQHEVANRGHVYSATSIVDLVKEQNGGTIPDTSEEIQAIYDEIPESQKGGYIEGGQLLHIDLNIGNAMADLEITGIKELRDIVLEDIQWMQPPPGVTVTITGNSVVIIDMLSGLTTGRSMMTLLGVFLVLIGLLVVYRDIVKALSPIIPMLVVIGWSSLVMTALDIAYNPMTAVMGALILGVGSEYSILMMERYFEERDAGMSPLEAINQATSTTGTALIASGATTVFGFSALIASPFPMISSFGLVTVIDVLLAMIVTFVIFPPLIVLMDSHRGKKLDIFVKLQGIMKKSQTGLSNT, from the coding sequence ATTAAAAACCTCTTTGAAAAAATTGGGACTTTTATTCTTAACAACCGTGCCGTCATACTGGCTGGCGTACTTTTACTGATTCTGCTATCCCTGCAGGGTGCCCAGTATATAGAAATGGCATCCGGAACTGAGACTCAGGTATCAAAGGATTCGCAGCTCTACAAGGACTATGACCACCTCTTTCTGAAAACTTTCAGTACTGAGAGCGTCATTGTGATGGTTGAAGGAAGCGATGTGAAAACCGAGGACGTCGTGAAAGCTGCCGACAGACTGGGACAGCAGGCTCTGCTGGTCCCGGGAGTCACAAAGGTTTCAAGTGCTGCATCCATAATGAAGCAAATTAACTATGCTGAGTCCGGCAGGTCAAAAATCCCGGATTCGGATCGGGAAGTCCGGGAGCTTATTGAAAGCTACCCTGAATATTTTGAGGATCTTGTACTTGATGATACCCACACGCTAATAGTTATCCAGATCGAAGGGAGCAGTACTGACCAGCAGAAGGAAGACATTATCAATAATATTGAAATAGGGTTAGAAGAAGCTGATTTTCCTCCAGGCTATAAACTGACTGTTACAGGCAGCCCTTCCCTGAGGCTTGACATTGAAAGTGAAATGGGAGCCAGTATGGGCGAGCTGATAGGAATTGCAGGTATCCTGATGGTAGTCGTCCTTCTCCTGGTGTTTAAGCACGTCAGATGGAGGCTGCTCCCACTTCCTGTTGTGCTGCTTGGAGTCTTTTTTACTTTCGGGATAATGGGATATCTAGGCGTGCCCATGACCATGGTTTCCATGGCGGCTTTTCCGATACTTATCGGGATTGGGATTGATTATTCCATTCAGTTCCATAACCGGATGGAAGAGGAAATTCACTGCGGAAAAACTTCTTCACAGGCCCTTGTATCTACGGTCAAGAACACCGCACCTGCCGTAATGGTCGCTCTGGCAATGACAGCACTTGGTTTTGTCTCGCTTTTTACTTCAGTTGTCCCCATGATCCAGGACTTTGGAAAACTTCTGCTCATAGGCGTGATCATGTGCTACCTTTCCTCGCTCTTTTTCGGGCTGGTAACTCTCTATAGTTTTGACTGGATTGCCCGGAAAAACCCGTTTGGACTGTTCAGAAAAAAGAAGAACAAAGAAGGTAAAGCAGGTCAAAATGGTGAAAATGGGCTCCAAAGCAACCTTGAAAATTCACTTTGTGCAGGCGATATTCCCATGCATGAACCCGGAGCAATAGAAAGAATCCTGAAAAAAGTCACTGGTTATACCATTAAATATTCTACCTTAATTCTTGTAGTTGCCCTTGTGACCTGCTGTGCCGGGCTCTATGTCGACCAGTCAATCCCCGTCCAGACCGATACTAATTCTATGATTCCGCAGGACATGCCTTCTCTCATTAACTACAAAAACATGCAGAGTATCTTTTCGGGGTCTGGAGACCACCTGAATGTTATCGTTAAAGTCGATGACGCAAGTGATCCGGAACTTCTGGAGTGGATAGATGAGTTCTCCCAGCACGAAGTTGCAAACAGAGGGCATGTTTACAGTGCCACAAGCATAGTGGACCTGGTAAAAGAACAAAATGGGGGGACAATTCCCGATACCTCTGAGGAAATACAGGCAATATACGATGAAATCCCCGAAAGCCAGAAGGGGGGATACATCGAAGGAGGCCAGCTGCTTCATATCGACCTGAATATCGGAAACGCTATGGCAGACCTCGAAATTACAGGCATAAAAGAACTTCGGGACATTGTTCTGGAAGACATCCAGTGGATGCAACCGCCGCCCGGCGTCACGGTTACAATAACGGGTAACTCGGTAGTTATCATTGACATGCTTTCCGGACTTACAACTGGTCGAAGTATGATGACTCTACTCGGAGTTTTCCTGGTTCTTATCGGACTCCTGGTTGTTTACCGGGATATTGTAAAGGCTCTTTCCCCGATTATCCCGATGCTGGTCGTTATCGGCTGGTCAAGTCTTGTTATGACTGCCCTGGATATTGCATATAACCCCATGACTGCAGTTATGGGTGCTCTGATCCTGGGAGTCGGGTCCGAGTATTCGATTCTTATGATGGAGCGCTACTTTGAGGAAAGGGATGCAGGCATGAGCCCTCTGGAAGCCATCAATCAGGCTACGTCTACTACGGGTACAGCCCTGATTGCCTCGGGGGCCACAACCGTATTCGGGTTTTCAGCCCTGATCGCTTCGCCGTTCCCGATGATTAGCAGCTTCGGGCTGGTAACGGTCATAGATGTCCTCCTGGCAATGATTGTGACTTTCGTTATCTTCCCGCCCCTGATAGTCCTGATGGACAGCCACAGGGGAAAAAAGCTGGATATTTTTGTGAAATTACAGGGGATCATGAAAAAAAGTCAGACAGGACTTAGCAATACCTGA
- a CDS encoding ABC transporter ATP-binding protein has translation MIEVKGLSKSYGQTKAVDCVDLSIGKGELFGLLGPNGSGKTTMIKMLTGQIKPCSGTLKVHGVNVLKDPLRVRELVGVIPEQETPPSFLTAEEYLHFVSKVRKMENYEEVCEKWFEFFDFGDQRNSLCKDLSRGTRQKLMFAQAFLHEPELAIIDEPLINLDPVMQKKVKDFLRGYVKNGGTIFISTHILEIAKEICTSIGIIYRGELIHTGRLDDPALQDRNFEEFFLELIGRWNGNPKGIPEDPLKKVPALA, from the coding sequence ATGATTGAAGTAAAGGGTCTTTCCAAATCCTACGGACAAACAAAAGCAGTAGACTGCGTGGACCTTTCTATAGGCAAAGGTGAACTTTTCGGTCTCCTGGGCCCGAACGGCTCCGGAAAAACAACCATGATCAAAATGCTTACCGGGCAGATAAAGCCATGTTCGGGCACCCTTAAGGTACACGGGGTAAATGTGCTGAAAGACCCCCTTAGGGTCAGGGAACTTGTGGGCGTAATCCCGGAACAGGAAACCCCTCCTAGTTTTCTGACTGCGGAAGAGTACCTGCACTTCGTTTCCAAGGTACGAAAAATGGAAAACTATGAAGAGGTCTGCGAGAAATGGTTTGAGTTTTTTGATTTTGGGGATCAGAGAAACTCCCTCTGCAAAGACCTCTCAAGAGGCACAAGACAGAAACTGATGTTTGCCCAGGCTTTTTTGCATGAGCCGGAACTTGCCATTATCGATGAACCGCTCATTAATCTCGATCCTGTGATGCAGAAAAAAGTAAAGGATTTCTTGCGGGGATACGTGAAGAACGGGGGGACTATTTTCATTTCCACGCACATCCTCGAAATCGCAAAAGAAATCTGCACAAGTATAGGAATTATTTACAGAGGTGAACTTATCCACACCGGTCGCCTTGACGACCCGGCTCTTCAGGACAGGAACTTTGAAGAGTTTTTCCTGGAACTGATTGGCAGGTGGAATGGAAACCCGAAGGGTATTCCGGAAGATCCTTTAAAAAAGGTCCCGGCACTGGCGTAA
- a CDS encoding methanogenesis marker 8 protein, with amino-acid sequence MPHIMEMMGKARVVVKDGKVIEVGAPEVEWCPLFVKLRGVEKMTPEEIRKNMEARIREFGMFTEKRKLEFETTVVAFGASEVMMSGLKNGFLDTTVTACDGAGTVISGNPALVQGIGGRMSGLVETEPIDVVIKGIEERGGTVLFPSTAAIDPAGGVRKAAELGHKKIAVTVADAETARKVREIEKELGLDLLVIAVHVTGVSREEAQGLLDNSDIVISCASKYIRELAKPLVQVAAAIPLFALTQKGKELVTERAKDIESPILINTMELPVLPEHKQPKELI; translated from the coding sequence ATGCCTCACATAATGGAAATGATGGGGAAAGCCAGAGTAGTTGTAAAAGACGGGAAGGTCATAGAAGTCGGAGCTCCTGAAGTGGAATGGTGCCCCCTCTTTGTCAAGCTGCGAGGGGTAGAGAAGATGACCCCGGAAGAAATCCGGAAAAACATGGAGGCACGGATCAGAGAGTTCGGGATGTTTACGGAAAAGCGCAAACTCGAATTTGAGACAACCGTGGTTGCCTTCGGCGCCTCCGAAGTCATGATGAGCGGCCTCAAAAACGGCTTTCTTGATACAACCGTGACCGCCTGCGATGGCGCAGGAACCGTAATCTCCGGCAACCCGGCACTGGTCCAGGGAATCGGAGGCAGGATGTCCGGTCTGGTCGAAACCGAGCCAATTGACGTGGTTATCAAAGGAATAGAAGAACGAGGCGGAACCGTACTTTTCCCCTCGACTGCAGCCATAGACCCTGCAGGCGGAGTAAGAAAAGCTGCCGAACTTGGGCACAAAAAAATTGCCGTTACGGTTGCGGACGCAGAAACAGCCAGAAAAGTAAGGGAAATAGAAAAAGAACTCGGGCTTGACCTGCTGGTTATTGCGGTACATGTAACGGGTGTCAGCCGGGAAGAAGCTCAGGGACTACTGGATAATTCGGATATTGTAATCAGCTGCGCTTCCAAATATATCAGGGAGCTTGCAAAGCCTCTTGTGCAGGTAGCAGCAGCGATTCCTCTTTTTGCCCTCACGCAGAAAGGGAAGGAACTGGTGACTGAGAGGGCAAAAGATATCGAAAGCCCCATTCTTATCAATACGATGGAGCTACCGGTTTTGCCGGAGCATAAACAGCCGAAGGAACTAATTTAA
- a CDS encoding MTH865 family protein, which yields MTVRDDIHGQIIAGLKGAKFPINTPEKLLAAFPAGADTTCRSGDLAVTAGEAGKLLTAADFPFKDAKQVADTIVDRAGL from the coding sequence ATGACTGTAAGAGATGATATTCACGGACAGATCATTGCAGGCCTTAAAGGCGCAAAGTTTCCTATAAACACACCCGAAAAATTGCTCGCTGCATTCCCTGCCGGCGCAGACACCACATGCAGATCAGGCGACCTTGCTGTTACTGCAGGGGAAGCTGGTAAATTGCTTACAGCCGCCGATTTTCCGTTTAAAGATGCAAAACAGGTGGCCGACACAATTGTTGACAGAGCAGGGCTTTAA
- a CDS encoding TrmB family transcriptional regulator — MTLKLIENLQKLGFTGNEAKVYASLVCLKQAKASDIAESAGVPRPKIYGTLRGMEKKGYVRIIDGDPTLFCCVQPEVLISRLRADFMLSLSETANELNSLSPGSSNFASESIYGEQVRI, encoded by the coding sequence ATGACTCTTAAGCTTATCGAAAACCTTCAGAAACTGGGGTTTACCGGCAACGAAGCCAAGGTTTACGCCTCTCTTGTCTGCCTGAAACAGGCAAAAGCGAGTGATATTGCCGAAAGTGCGGGAGTTCCGAGACCAAAGATCTATGGAACCCTCAGAGGGATGGAAAAAAAAGGCTATGTCAGAATAATTGATGGCGATCCGACTCTTTTTTGCTGCGTGCAGCCCGAAGTGCTCATCTCAAGGCTAAGGGCCGATTTTATGCTTTCCTTAAGCGAAACCGCAAATGAATTGAATTCCCTGTCCCCAGGAAGCAGTAACTTTGCTTCAGAAAGTATCTATGGAGAACAGGTCAGGATCTGA
- a CDS encoding TrkH family potassium uptake protein: MYELVSPVNPLAVLRYIGHLLLVFSAVLLVPVLAAVVLGETEAAIIYGSSALVTAGMGFLLQKVLPDFELEIKEALILAALTFPLCSLVSAVPMALSTGMPFLDAYFECVSGLTTTGLSLAPPSPTRLFFFTRSWFQWIGGIGIIVLVLGILIRPGTTAFRLYRVNFGESRIRPSVITTARTLGTVYLVLTLLSLLLLLFSGMPFYDAVCHTLSSISTGGFSTQTASIGAYGGFMIPFLITVSCIMGAISFSLYPEVLKDPGALVRDLQVRYLLGLSFLGTVLFALTLSAGAGGYELLRMLPDAAFQVVSALTGTGFSTMDLAPLSDASKDFLSAIMCIGGSIGSTTGGIKLFRLIVIVQLIRLVFYRFFLPMEAITPLKVKSQVVDPDDFYRIMTYVLLYSAVLVLSAFIFMLYGINSADAIFETSSALATAGLSTGVTTSEMPALLKLVLCADMLLGRVEIIPLFILLLPRTWFGRNRKNGEKKTQSE, translated from the coding sequence ATGTATGAGCTTGTTTCTCCGGTAAACCCCCTTGCTGTCCTCAGGTACATAGGACATCTTTTGCTTGTCTTTTCAGCAGTCCTGCTCGTTCCTGTGCTTGCTGCTGTTGTTCTCGGGGAAACGGAGGCAGCCATAATCTATGGGAGCAGTGCCCTTGTAACTGCAGGCATGGGTTTTTTACTCCAGAAAGTGCTTCCGGACTTCGAACTTGAAATAAAGGAAGCCTTAATCCTTGCAGCTCTTACCTTTCCTCTTTGCTCGCTGGTTAGCGCGGTCCCGATGGCGCTTTCAACCGGTATGCCCTTTCTGGACGCTTATTTTGAGTGTGTCTCGGGCCTGACCACAACCGGCCTGAGCCTTGCCCCGCCTTCTCCTACCCGGCTCTTTTTCTTCACCCGCTCCTGGTTCCAGTGGATTGGGGGAATAGGCATAATCGTGCTCGTGCTTGGAATCCTCATCCGTCCGGGGACTACGGCTTTCAGGCTTTACAGGGTGAATTTCGGAGAAAGCCGGATCCGCCCGAGTGTAATCACAACTGCAAGGACCCTGGGGACGGTTTACCTTGTCCTGACCTTGCTTTCACTGTTGCTCCTGCTCTTCAGTGGCATGCCTTTTTATGATGCTGTTTGTCACACCCTGAGTTCGATTTCCACAGGTGGGTTTTCAACGCAGACTGCAAGTATCGGAGCCTATGGTGGCTTCATGATCCCGTTCCTGATCACCGTTTCCTGCATAATGGGTGCGATCAGCTTCTCGCTCTACCCTGAAGTCCTGAAGGATCCCGGAGCTCTTGTTAGAGACCTACAGGTAAGGTATTTGCTCGGGCTTTCCTTCCTCGGGACAGTCCTTTTTGCTTTAACCCTTTCAGCAGGAGCAGGTGGGTATGAACTGCTCCGGATGCTGCCTGATGCCGCTTTTCAGGTAGTGTCAGCCCTTACCGGAACCGGTTTTTCCACTATGGACCTGGCTCCCCTTTCCGATGCTTCAAAGGATTTTCTCAGCGCAATTATGTGTATAGGGGGCAGCATAGGCTCGACCACAGGCGGGATCAAGCTCTTCCGGCTGATTGTAATAGTGCAGCTCATAAGACTTGTCTTCTATCGTTTTTTCCTCCCCATGGAGGCGATTACCCCTCTCAAGGTAAAGTCCCAGGTAGTTGACCCTGACGATTTCTACCGAATCATGACCTATGTGCTGCTTTACTCGGCCGTGCTCGTACTTTCGGCTTTCATTTTCATGCTTTACGGGATAAACTCGGCTGATGCTATTTTTGAGACCTCGAGCGCTCTGGCTACGGCAGGGCTTTCAACCGGCGTGACAACTTCGGAAATGCCAGCCCTGCTAAAGCTTGTGCTCTGTGCGGATATGTTGCTTGGGAGGGTGGAGATAATCCCGCTCTTTATTCTGCTCCTGCCCAGGACCTGGTTTGGGAGAAACAGGAAAAACGGAGAAAAAAAGACACAGTCTGAATGA
- a CDS encoding MarR family winged helix-turn-helix transcriptional regulator, producing the protein MNEATLSKIILLSMERDSLDNLIFDQAFQIKIAGKFRELSKNQPVVIKIIGIEGEIMPSTLGKYTGLEKSSLTRMVDDLEKKGIVFRKTDPGDRRKVLVSLTEKGLEYYNRLSQITTELADEILQFVDEKEVDDYLKSLETIVKILRKVDSNLSAGLR; encoded by the coding sequence ATGAATGAGGCAACACTGAGTAAGATTATTCTCCTGTCAATGGAACGGGACTCTCTCGACAACCTGATTTTTGACCAGGCCTTCCAGATAAAGATTGCAGGCAAGTTCAGGGAATTAAGCAAGAATCAGCCAGTAGTAATTAAAATAATAGGGATCGAAGGAGAAATCATGCCTTCTACTCTTGGAAAATACACTGGCCTGGAGAAGAGCAGCCTTACGAGGATGGTTGACGATCTGGAAAAAAAAGGGATTGTATTCAGAAAAACCGATCCTGGTGACCGGAGAAAGGTACTCGTTTCCCTTACTGAAAAAGGGCTTGAATATTACAACCGGCTGAGCCAGATTACCACTGAATTGGCTGATGAAATCCTTCAGTTTGTCGATGAGAAAGAAGTTGATGACTATCTCAAGAGCCTTGAGACCATAGTAAAAATCCTGCGGAAAGTAGATTCAAACCTGTCTGCGGGACTAAGGTGA
- a CDS encoding potassium channel family protein — translation MLKDDKFRALLYITAFILAIGTFFYHSVEGWGWLDSLYFSVITLTTVGYGDFTPKTNIGKFFTIVYIFIGLGILVGFVTPIGEYIVDRRLEKVQKREQKTETSENEFDFSGVIGKLRGKR, via the coding sequence ATGCTTAAAGACGATAAGTTCCGTGCCCTCCTGTATATCACGGCGTTCATTCTTGCTATTGGAACTTTTTTCTATCATTCTGTTGAGGGCTGGGGCTGGCTTGATTCTCTCTATTTCTCGGTTATCACCCTGACAACTGTGGGGTATGGAGATTTTACCCCTAAAACAAACATCGGAAAATTTTTCACTATTGTTTATATTTTTATAGGGTTGGGCATTCTGGTCGGTTTTGTCACTCCTATTGGAGAATATATAGTGGATAGAAGACTTGAAAAAGTACAGAAGAGGGAGCAGAAGACAGAAACATCTGAAAATGAGTTTGATTTCTCCGGCGTAATCGGGAAGTTGAGGGGAAAAAGATAA
- a CDS encoding AI-2E family transporter: MENISMNNYYNIMKFLALTTILFVLFFSILFYFQDIFIVLIAGAVLILIAEKTIQLFNRFMDRFPNFNRKAVGLVLLAGAGLIFLLFVSSQVQALGVLIGDFSNIQQDYASGASALFSEHESELSMLADSGIIKPQDLQKIGNTIFSGITDLVSKVSYYLFTGLLIIPLMFGVYFKHHNKIGNYIQAYAPPEYAEGITRALKYMGCELEDFFSAKMLESAVVGLICCIGFYLGGLEGWFYLGTLAGFLNIIPYLGPLLGAIPPVIVGYIDSPMTALFAVITVIVAQLIDNLYLIPFMISEKVDINPLLSVVLTLAASKLLGPLGMVLAIPIYIIYKIIIKESYRELINIYSKD, from the coding sequence ATGGAAAATATATCAATGAATAATTACTATAATATTATGAAGTTTCTGGCCTTAACAACAATACTTTTCGTATTGTTTTTTTCAATACTTTTCTATTTTCAGGACATTTTCATAGTCCTTATTGCAGGTGCAGTCCTTATTTTGATTGCGGAAAAAACGATACAATTGTTCAACAGGTTCATGGACAGGTTTCCGAACTTCAACCGAAAAGCTGTGGGTCTGGTACTACTCGCCGGTGCAGGGCTTATTTTTCTGCTTTTTGTGAGCAGTCAGGTGCAGGCCCTCGGGGTTCTTATAGGAGATTTCAGTAACATCCAGCAGGACTATGCAAGCGGAGCTTCCGCACTTTTTTCCGAACATGAGTCCGAACTTTCAATGCTTGCGGATTCCGGTATCATTAAACCCCAGGACCTGCAAAAAATAGGAAATACCATCTTCTCCGGGATAACCGACCTGGTTTCGAAAGTCTCTTATTATCTATTTACCGGGCTGTTGATAATTCCTCTCATGTTTGGTGTATACTTCAAGCATCACAATAAAATAGGGAACTATATTCAGGCTTACGCTCCGCCTGAATATGCAGAAGGGATCACCAGAGCCTTGAAGTATATGGGCTGCGAGCTTGAGGACTTCTTCAGTGCTAAAATGCTTGAGTCAGCTGTTGTGGGCCTGATTTGCTGTATCGGATTTTATCTTGGAGGGCTTGAAGGATGGTTTTACCTGGGCACTCTGGCAGGCTTTCTAAATATCATCCCTTATCTCGGCCCTCTTCTGGGGGCAATTCCTCCGGTTATTGTGGGCTACATCGATAGTCCCATGACCGCGCTCTTTGCAGTGATAACGGTGATAGTTGCCCAGCTTATTGACAACCTTTACCTCATTCCGTTCATGATCTCGGAAAAAGTGGATATCAACCCGCTCCTGAGTGTTGTCCTGACGCTTGCCGCATCCAAGCTCCTTGGCCCTCTCGGCATGGTACTGGCGATTCCCATATACATTATATACAAAATAATTATTAAAGAGTCATACAGAGAACTGATTAATATATATAGCAAAGATTGA
- a CDS encoding potassium channel family protein, with the protein MRLIIIGASSLGMHLTRAMIRQGNEVILIEKDEEVARELAEELDCTVINAEGTHPDILDKAGMDSTDAIVACTNHDQDNILIGLIAQEAGVERVIVKTDDTKFMEIAKKLGISSPINPPHISSTIISDALRGIDTIELSNLIRADVRVIGFKTEEKHAGKRISDVQFPENTECIGFYRNNEFFLARENPKLEEGDELLIITRSGYIDRVYEKLREI; encoded by the coding sequence ATGAGATTAATTATTATTGGAGCGAGTTCCCTCGGGATGCACCTGACCCGCGCGATGATCCGGCAGGGAAATGAGGTTATCCTTATAGAAAAGGACGAGGAAGTTGCGAGGGAGCTTGCTGAAGAGCTTGACTGCACCGTAATCAACGCTGAAGGTACCCACCCGGACATCCTGGATAAAGCAGGAATGGATTCCACGGATGCGATTGTAGCCTGCACCAACCATGACCAGGACAATATCCTGATAGGGCTGATAGCACAGGAAGCGGGAGTGGAAAGGGTTATTGTCAAAACCGATGATACGAAGTTTATGGAAATTGCAAAGAAGCTTGGGATCAGCTCTCCGATTAACCCGCCTCATATCTCCTCGACTATTATTTCCGACGCCCTGCGCGGAATTGACACAATCGAGCTGAGTAACCTCATCAGGGCTGACGTACGTGTAATCGGCTTCAAAACAGAGGAGAAGCATGCCGGTAAAAGGATCTCTGATGTCCAGTTCCCGGAAAATACCGAATGTATCGGGTTTTACAGAAATAATGAGTTTTTCCTTGCGCGGGAGAATCCGAAACTTGAAGAAGGGGATGAGCTTCTCATAATCACACGTTCCGGATACATCGACAGGGTTTACGAGAAACTTCGAGAAATATAA